The nucleotide sequence ctcccccGCCATCACCCCCACCTGCGCCCCAACACTTTCACCTACGCTGCCGTCGCCTCCGCTGCTTCTAACCACCCCGAGGCCGCCCCTCCACTCCACGCCCGTATCATCGTCGATGGCTTCGCCAATGACCTCTTCGTTGCCTCCTCACTCGCCGATCTCTACCTCAACTCATCACAGGTCTCCCTGGCGGAGAAGGTGTTTGATGGAATTCCTGACCCGGATACCGTTCTTTGGAACACGCTTATCTCCGGATTGGTAAAAAACTGCTCCTTTTCAAGAGCGGGGAGCGTCTTCCAGCGAATGGTAGCGTCCAACAGTGCCAGGTTCGATTCAACCACCTTGGCGGTCGTCCTCCCTGCAGCAGCAGAGCTCCAAGATCCGAACTTGGGGACGCTGGTGCATTGCTTGGGCATCAAACTGGGGTTGGCATCTCCTCCGCATGTCGTCACAGGGTTGATATCCATGTACTCCAAGTGCGGTGACATCCCTGCCGCAGAGTTCTTGTTTGAGGAGATAGAATACCCGGATTTGATTGCATATAACGCAATGATCTCAGGGTATTCCATCAATGGCCACATCGAATCTTCTGTGGGCTTGTTTAAGGCGCTACTGGTTTCGGGTGGAGGGAGACCGAACTCAAGCACCATGGTCGGCTTGATCCCAGTTTTCAGTCCCTTTGGTTATGAACTGCTCGCTCGATCCATTCATGGCTTCGCTGTGAAAGCTGGTTTCGATGTGAACTCTGCCGTATCGACAGCTCTCACCACCGTCTACTGCAGACTGAATGAAATGGAAGCAGCAAGGCGAGCTTTTGATTCCATGCCGGAGAAGAGCATGGCGTCTTGGAACGCCATGATATCCGGGTACGCACAGAACGGTTTGACAGCAACGGCGATCTCACTGTTCAGGGAGATGCAGGCGTGCAACCTCAGACCCAATCAGATCACCGTCACCAGCATGCTTTCGGCCTGTGCTCAGCTCGGAGTTCTCACCATGGGAAAATGGGTGCATCAAATAATCACAGAGGAAGACCTTGAGCTCAACGTCTTCGTGTCCACCGCACTCGTCGACATGTACGCCAAGTGCGGGAGCATCGCGGAAGCTCGAAGCATTTTCGATGACATGGAGGAGAAGAATGTGGTCTCCTGGAACGCCATGATATCGGCTTACGGAATCCATGGCCGAGGCCTCGAATCTCTGAAGCTCTTTGAGGCGATGCGGAGTGCGAGCGTCGCGCCCACGGGCGTCACCTTCCTCTCGGTTCTGTGTGCTTGCAGCCATGGCGGGTTGGTGGAAGAGGGCCGCGCCATCTTCGAGTCCATGAAGCGTGAGCATGGAGTGGAGCCAGGGACGGAGCACTACGCTTCCATGGTGGATCTCCTTGGCCGAGCAGGGCGACTCGGCGAGGCGCTCGAGTTCATAAAGACGACACCTGAGAGCGCCGGTGCGGGCGTCTGGGGTGCGTTGCTTGGTGCTTGCATGATCCACAAGGAGAGCGAGCTCGCTAGATATGCTGCACGCAAGCTGTTCGAGCTGGAGCCCGAGAACCCCGGTTACTACGTCCTCCTTTCCAACATACATTCATCCAAGAGGAACTACCTGGAAGCAGCCATGGTGAGACAGGATGCCAAGAACAGGAAGCTGGCGAAGACACCGGGATGCACTCTGATCGAGGTCGGGGATGCCGTGCACACCTTCACGGCCGGCGACAGGTCGCACCCGCAGTCAACCGCGATCCACGCCCTGCTGGAGAAGCTGACCGGGAAGATCATCGAGGCGGGGTATCGGGCGGAGACCGAAGCAGCATTATACGAtgtcgaggaggaggagaaggagcagATGGTGAAGGTTCACAGCGAGCGGCTGGCGATCGCTTTT is from Musa acuminata AAA Group cultivar baxijiao chromosome BXJ1-6, Cavendish_Baxijiao_AAA, whole genome shotgun sequence and encodes:
- the LOC135675480 gene encoding pentatricopeptide repeat-containing protein At4g30700-like, yielding MAVRRHHKALYLGLISAATTLHHLDQILAHSIVTGYHPDLITATALLRRVSDLGGTAAAPRALRLFSSVPDPDLFLLNVLLRSLPPSTALPLLSSLPRHHPHLRPNTFTYAAVASAASNHPEAAPPLHARIIVDGFANDLFVASSLADLYLNSSQVSLAEKVFDGIPDPDTVLWNTLISGLVKNCSFSRAGSVFQRMVASNSARFDSTTLAVVLPAAAELQDPNLGTLVHCLGIKLGLASPPHVVTGLISMYSKCGDIPAAEFLFEEIEYPDLIAYNAMISGYSINGHIESSVGLFKALLVSGGGRPNSSTMVGLIPVFSPFGYELLARSIHGFAVKAGFDVNSAVSTALTTVYCRLNEMEAARRAFDSMPEKSMASWNAMISGYAQNGLTATAISLFREMQACNLRPNQITVTSMLSACAQLGVLTMGKWVHQIITEEDLELNVFVSTALVDMYAKCGSIAEARSIFDDMEEKNVVSWNAMISAYGIHGRGLESLKLFEAMRSASVAPTGVTFLSVLCACSHGGLVEEGRAIFESMKREHGVEPGTEHYASMVDLLGRAGRLGEALEFIKTTPESAGAGVWGALLGACMIHKESELARYAARKLFELEPENPGYYVLLSNIHSSKRNYLEAAMVRQDAKNRKLAKTPGCTLIEVGDAVHTFTAGDRSHPQSTAIHALLEKLTGKIIEAGYRAETEAALYDVEEEEKEQMVKVHSERLAIAFGLISTGPGTEIRIIKNLRVCLDCHQATKFISKITQRVIVVRDATRFHHFRDGVCSCGDYW